A genomic stretch from Malus domestica chromosome 15, GDT2T_hap1 includes:
- the LOC103456303 gene encoding uncharacterized protein translates to MAPPVAAAADGQVQGGQQQGRGGGFGQSITGIIRMAVFWYFASKFFSPKKAPSDPSQLSSNLFQKAEPLDMWLYISEREKFNEFGSERELVWHETNIPYAVWGPESTRTLSTKYYPSEAVKHNGSLYAHVFFARSGYPPDPTDPEYQPLAAFGKTHSIVTHLPKSKADKKRSLLGGPKDSDEKEPLVEVVDDTQGDSEDDGPVEWVSYWKPNITINLVDDFTRYPHNAVPPNVAPYLNVEPSSGDYFPTIFFNEFWLLRDKLIPINETVKELPLNLEIGPISMTKWQLFLQIDQSFQIHRSYGSMLEGEADELKRVFLEGNPYLLVITMVVSLLHSVFDFLAFKNDIQFWNKNKSMEGLSAKSVIVSFICQLIVFLYLLDNDTSWMILASSGIGCCIEFWKIGKAMHIEIDRTGRIPKLRFRDRESYAGNRTKEYDDMAMKYLSYVLFFLVACSAIYSLKYERHKSWYSWILSSLTSCVYMFGFIMMCPQLFINYKLKSVAHMPWRQMTYKFLNTIIDDLFAFVIKMPMLHRLSVFRDDVIFLIYVYQRWVYPVDKKRVNEFGFSGDDEVTGGAEITDGADVTAVKEEEEEKKTK, encoded by the exons ATGGCGCCGCCAGTGGCAGCGGCAGCGGATGGTCAAGTCCAAGGCGGACAGCAGCAAGGAAGAGGAGGCGGGTTTGGTCAGAGCATCACTGGAATCATACGGATGGCTGTGTTTTGGTACTTCGCTTCCAAATTCTTTTCTCCCAAGAAGGCTCCTTCTGACCCCTCTCAGCTCAGCTCCAATCTCTTCCAAAAGGCTGAACCCCTG GATATGTGGTTGTATATTTCCGAACGTGAAAAGTTCAATGAATTCGGCAGTGAACGTGAACTTGTGTGGCATGAAACTAATATCCCGTATGCCGTCTGGGGGCCAGAGAGTACCCGGACTCTGTCTACTAAGTACTATCCATCTGAG GCCGTAAAGCACAATGGAAGTCTCTATGCTCATGTTTTCTTTGCACGCTCTGGTTACCCTCCAGACCCAACTGATCCGGAATATCAGCCTCTTGCTGCATTTGGAAAGACACACT CTATTGTGACACACCTGCCAAAGTCAAAAGCTGATAAAAAGAGGAGTTTGCTTGGGGGCCCGAAAGATTCTGATGAGAAGGAACCACTTGTTGAG GTAGTTGATGATACTCAAGGTGATTCTGAAGATGATGGTCCTGTGGAGTGGGTATCATATTGGAAACCAAATATTACTATTAATTTGGTTGATGATTTTACACG GTACCCTCATAATGCTGTTCCACCTAATGTTGCCCCTT ACTTGAATGTTGAGCCTAGTTCAGGGGACTACTTTCCAACTATTTTCTTCAATGAATTTTGGTTACTTCGAGATAAGTTGATACCAATTAATGAGACGGTGAAAGAATTGCCTCTAAATCTGGAGATAGGTCCCATAAGCATGACCAAATGGCAACTATTCCTGCAGATTGATCAGTCTTTTCAGATTCACCGTAGTTATGGAAGCATGCTCGAGGGTGAGGCTGATGAACTGAAG AGAGTATTCTTGGAAGGAAACCCTTACCTCCTTGTAATCACAATGGTTGTTTCTTTACTTCATTCAGTGTTTGACTTCTTGGCATTCAAGAATG ATATTCAATTTTGGAACAAAAATAAATCTATGGAAGGACTATCTGCAAAGTCTGTTATCGTGAGCTTCATATGTCAGCTCATTGTCTTCCTCTATCTACTTGATAATGATACTTCATGGATGATACTTGCAAGTTCTGGAATTGGCTGCTGCATTGAGTTTTGGAAAATTGGGAAGGCCATGCACATAGAG ATTGATAGAACCGGGAGGATACCTAAGTTGAGGTTCCGAGACCGTGAGTCATATGCAGGGAATAGGACAAAAGAATATGATGATATGGCAATGAAGTATTTGTCATATGTGCTCTTCTTCCTTGTTGCATGCTCTGCTATTTACTCACTTAAGTACGAGCGTCACAAGAGCTGGTATTCTTGGATTCTGTCTTCACTCACAAGCTGTGTCTACATGTTTG GTTTTATTATGATGTGCCCTCAATTGTTCATTAACTATAAGCTGAAGTCAGTGGCTCATATGCCGTGGAGGCAGATGACATACAAGTTCCTCAACACCATCATTGATGATCTATTTGCCTTCGTCATAAAAATGCCAATGTTACATCGCCTTTCCGTCTTCCGTGATG ATGTCATATTTCTGATATACGTATACCAGAGATGGGTCTACCCAGTCGACAAGAAGCGTGTCAATGAATTTGGTTTCAGTGGTGACGATGAGGTCACGGGTGGTGCAGAGATCACGGATGGTGCAGATGTCACTGCTgttaaggaagaagaagaggagaagaaAACCAAATAA
- the LOC103456302 gene encoding MACPF domain-containing protein At4g24290-like encodes MRKWEKNTQGEMSGRTSGKRRAAAEAELAIQSIGLGYDLTVDLKLKYCKRQQSGLDSRLIVIDDDQVREIAVPGAGGVCIPNVPKSIKCDKGERMRFASDVLSFQQMSEQFNQEVGVSGKIPTGQFNTAFEFTGGWQKDAANTKTLAFDGVSITLYSVALDKSQVALCDHIKQAVPSSWDPAALARFIDKYGTHVIVGIKMGGRDTIYAKQQHSSPLQPADVQKKLKDMADKIYIDATAHSSLTSEKLYERDKLVKESRAIMDNIPSSSYASVEFQDIKFMCKRKGGSLYKNLPHNDWCQTVQTEPDVISMSLVPIQSLLSGIHGSGFLSHAINLYLRYKPPIEELHQFLEFQLPRQWAPVFGELALGPQRQQQSGASLQFSFMGPKLYVNTNPVDVGKKPVTGLRLYLEGKRSNCLAIHLQHLSTLPKTFQLQDAVNGNISKLSSDRRYFEKVQWKSFSHVCTAPVEANDDLSVVTGAHFEVGDSGLKKVLFLRLHFSKVIGATNVRQAEWDGSPGLAQKSGLISTLISTRFSSAKKQPPQPADVNINSAVYPGGPPVPTQTPKLLRFVDTTEMTRGPQDSPGYWVVSGARLIAENGKISLRVKYSLLTMILPDEEMQDNY; translated from the exons ATGAGAAAGTGGGAGAAAAATACACAGGGAGAGATGAGCGGTCGGACGAGTGGGAAGAGAAGGGCGGCGGCGGAGGCGGAGCTTGCAATACAGTCGATAGGGTTGGGGTATGATTTGACCGTGGACTTGAAGCTCAAGTACTGCAAGAGGCAGCAGTCAGGGCTTGATAGTCGGTTGATCGTCATCGATGATGATCAAGTTCGAGAGATTGCGGTTCCAGGCGCAGGCGGCGTTTGCATACCCAATGTCCCAAAGTCCATCAAATGCGACAAAGGCGAGCGCATGCGGTTCGCCTCTGACGTCCTCTCCTTCCAACAG ATGTCGGAGCAATTCAACCAGGAAGTGGGTGTGTCAGGTAAAATACCAACAGGGCAGTTCAATACAGCTTTTGAGTTTACAGGAGGATGGCAAAAGGACGCTGCCAACACCAAAACACTTGCTTTTGATGGAGTCTCCATCACCCTCTACAGCGTTGCTCTCGATAAATCCCAGGTTGCCTTGTGTGACCATATCAAACAAGCTGTCCCCTCCTCCTGGGATCCCGCCGCACTTGCTAG gTTTATCGACAAGTATGGCACACATGTCATCGTTGGGATCAAAATGGGTGGAAGGGATACCATATATGCCAAGCAGCAGCACTCCTCGCCTCTCCAACCTGCTGATGTtcagaaaaaattgaaggacatggctgataaaatatatatagatGCAACTGCTCACTCTAGTCTCACTTCCGAAAAGTTGTATGAGAGAGATAAG TTAGTCAAGGAGTCGAGGGCTATCATGGATAATATCCCATCCAGTTCTTATGCATCTGTAGAG TTTCAGGATATTAAATTCATGTGCAAGCGGAAGGGTGGAAGCTTGTATAAAAATCTGCCCCACAATGATTGGTGTCAAACAGTTCAGACTGAACCTGATGTGATCTCAATGTCATTAGTTCCTATCCAATCCTTACTGAGTGGGATACATGGGAGTGGATTTTTGAGCCATGCTATTAATCTCTATCTTCGTT ATAAACCGCCAATTGAAGAGCTGCATCAATTTTTGGAGTTTCAACTTCCAAGGCAGTGGGCACCGGTGTTTGGTGAGCTTGCTCTTGGTCCTCAGAGGCAGCAGCAAAGCGGTGCATCTTTACAGTTTAGCTTCATGGGTCCTAAGCTTTATGTTAACACAAATCCG GTTGATGTGGGTAAGAAGCCGGTGACTGGCCTCCGGTTGTATTTGGAGGGAAAAAGAAGCAACTGCTTGGCAATTCACCTGCAGCATCTCTCTACGCTGCCAAAGACCTTCCAGCTCCAGGATGCAGTGAATGGAAATATCTCTAAACTTTCATCAGACCGTAGATACTTCGAAAAGGTTCAATGGAAGAGCTTCTCTCATGTCTGCACAGCTCCTGTTGAGGCTAATGATGATTTGTCTGTCGTCACTGGCGCTCACTTTGAAGTTGGAGACTCTGGCCTGaagaaagttttatttttacgGCTTCATTTTTCTAAAGTAATAGGTGCGACTAATGTTAGACAGGCTGAGTGGGATGGTTCCCCTGGCTTGGCGCAGAAATCTGGATTAATTTCAACCCTTATTAGCACCCGATTCTCGAGTGCTAAGAAGCAACCTCCTCAGCCTGCTGATGTGAACATAAACTCGGCTGTTTATCCTGGGGGCCCTCCAGTGCCAACACAGACACCTAAACTATTGAGGTTTGTGGACACGACGGAAATGACAAGAGGACCGCAGGATTCACCTGGGTATTGGGTTGTGTCGGGGGCAAGGCTTATCGCTGAGAATGGTAAAATATCTCTACGAGTCAAGTATTCTCTGCTGACCATGATTTTGCCTGATGAAGAGATGCAAGATAACTACTGA
- the LOC139191671 gene encoding VQ motif-containing protein 31 yields the protein MATSELRATSTTSPSTTFVQTDANTFREIVQRLTGDSSGGGEHHHETATPQVQGKNKNTTTNNTINNSSTRKVAASSSTSKLHERRQCAKMRPKLEIVKPTTTTFHSKPPSPSVLSPSTMFSKLSILQQEQLEEKKLLLLGSSSPTLKLTSGSLDHHHHHHHHQAVIIAHHQEQEEEEEEEEKAIQERRFYMHPSPRGGRPLELLTLFPLTSPKSSQNE from the coding sequence ATGGCCACGTCAGAATTACGCGCAACTAGCACCACCAGTCCATCGACCACATTTGTCCAAACAGACGCAAACACTTTCCGAGAAATAGTGCAGCGTTTAACAGGCGACAGCAGCGGCGGCGGCGAGCATCATCATGAAACAGCTACACCACAAGTACAAGGGAAGAACAAGAACACCACCACCAACAATACGATTAATAACAGTAGTACTAGGAAGGTGGCGGCTTCTTCTTCGACAAGCAAACTCCATGAGAGAAGGCAATGTGCGAAGATGAGGCCCAAACTCGAGATTGTTAAACCCACAACCACCACCTTCCATTCCAAACCGCCGTCCCCATCAGTACTCAGCCCAAGTACAATGTTCTCAAAGCTGTCCATTCTGCAGCAGGAACAACTTGAAGAAAAGAAATTGTTATTACTGGGATCATCGTCACCAACGCTAAAGTTGACATCTGGATCGTTGGatcaccaccatcatcaccatcaccatcaagcAGTAATTATTGCTCATcatcaagaacaagaagaagaagaagaagaagaagagaaagccaTCCAAGAGAGGAGATTTTACATGCATCCATCACCTAGAGGGGGCAGGCCACTAGAACTCCTTACCTTGTTCCCTTTAACATCTCCcaaatcaagtcaaaacgaaTGA
- the LOC103456304 gene encoding uncharacterized protein At5g08430, with translation MDSFSWMAEPSPGSGPSPGPSPGSRPIPSPFRGSSKRTRSRKQQDFDLEGWGSRRLFQFLESIGRDTTHKISQYDVESIVTDYVKQHQLQHPTKKKRIVCDDRLFLLFGRKTIGRVKIYELLQQHFADNMEDDSSSDDDSDGNDRPLNINLNVSAEQVEEDGDGNHRKQKKKKAKRFTEEGGFGLGLGLGMGVGVGAGVGVGPPKSCFAAVIPENIKLVYLKRSLVEHLLLNEEKENEGKVVGSFVRIKSDPNDYLQKNSHLLLQVTALNKPPAASSSSGVLLLCLSGLALVKEVPISQLSNDNFTQEECEDLRQRIKEGLLKSLTVVELQQKVQILHEDIMKHWLARELALLQNQIDRANEKGWRRELFEYLERRQLLQTPDEQARLLREVPEVIADELEIEDAPKDCADEIQEENRSSTRDIIKGASEAPVCDIPAEKNLITWTATGIISEAKVHGISWQEWKEQPTEPIKTSNGEKKYGTIDTKGFQELVGKLVQTSQEQPTESIKRSNGENKHGSIDTKGLDKLVQAPQVIDLSDDEDEEQCDGERIPADQLGSSIWHYFDPQGNIQGPFSIALLKGWSDADYFPPDFKIWKAGQSSNQAVLLQRILQQNYPNKVAKH, from the exons ATGGATTCATTCAGTTGGATGGCGGAGCCGAGTCCTGGTTCGGGTCCGAGTCCGGGTCCGAGTCCTGGTTCGCGTCCGATTCCGAGTCCATTCAGAGGAAGCAGCAAGCGGACGCGGTCGAGGAAGCAACAGGATTTTGATTTGGAGGGGTGGGGGTCGAGGCGGCTGTTTCAATTTCTGGAATCGATCGGGAGGGACACGACCCACAAAATCTCCCAATACGACGTCGAATCGATCGTCACCGACTACGTGAAGCAGCATCAGCTTCAGCACCCGACCAAGAAGAAGAGAATCGTCTGCGACGACcgcctcttcctcctcttcggCCGGAAAACCATCGGCCGCGTCAAAATCTACGAGTTGCTTCAGCAGCATTTCGCCGACAACATGGAGGACGATTCCTCTTCCGACGATGACAGCGACGGCAACGACCGCCCCCTAAACATTAATCTCAATGTCAGTGCAGAACAGGTAGAAGAAGACGGCGACGGCAATCATCGgaagcagaagaaaaaaaaggccaAGAGATTCACGGAGGAGGGTGGTTTTGGATTGGGATTGGGATTGGGAATGGGAGTGGGAGTGGGAGCGGGAGTGGGAGTGGGACCCCCGAAAAGCTGCTTTGCGGCGGTGATTCCGGAGAACATAAAGTTGGTGTATTTGAAGAGGTCTTTGGTGGAGCATCTTCTCCTCAATGAGGAAAAGGAGAATGAGGGTAAAGTTGTGGGAAGCTTTGTGAGAATCAAGTCGGACCCCAATGACTACTTGCAGAAGAACTCCCACCTACTACTCCAAGTTACTGCTCTCAACAAGCCGCCCgccgcctcctcctcctccggaGTTCTTCTGCTTTGCCTTTCTGGCCTTGCCCTCGTCAAAGAGGTCCCAATCTCCCAGCTTTCCAATGATAACTTCACGCAG GAGGAATGCGAGGATTTGCGTCAAAGAATAAAAGAGGGCTTGCTCAAGAGCCTTACAGTG GTGGAGCTTCAGCAGAAGGTCCAGATATTGCATGAGGATATAATGAAGCAT TGGCTTGCGAGAGAacttgcattgttacagaacCAAATTGATAGAGCCAATGAAAAGGGATGGCGTCGAGA GCTGTTTGAGTACTTGGAGAGAAGGCAATTGCTTCAGACTCCAGATGAACAGGCACGATTGTTGCGTGAGGTTCCAGAAGTCATTGCAGATGAACTAGAGATAGAAGATGCACCGAAGGATTGTGCAGATGAAATACAAGAAGAGAACCGAAGTTCAACAAGAGATATTATAAAAGGAGCTTCAGAAGCTCCTGTTTGTGATATACCAGCAGAGAAAAATCTAATAACTTGGACCGCAACTGGCATAATTTCTGAAG CAAAAGTGCATGGTATTTCCTGGCAAGAATGGAAGGAACAACCAACAGAGCCCATAAAGACTAGCAACGGTGAGAAAAAGTATGGAACTATTGACACCAAGGGCTTTCAGGAACTGGTGGGTAAGCTGGTACAGACATCTCAAGAACAACCAACAGAGTCCATAAAGAGGAGCAATGGCGAGAATAAGCATGGAAGCATAGACACCAAGGGCTTGGATAAGCTGGTACAGGCACCACAGGTAATTGATTTAAGTGACGATGAAGATGAAGAACAATGCGACGGAGAGAGGATCCCTGCTGACCAGCTGGGAAGCTCGATATGGCATTATTTCGATCCCCAAGGAAACATACAGGGTCCATTTTCAATTGCTTTGTTGAAGGGCTGGAGTGATGCGGACTACTTTCCTCCCGACTTCAAAATTTGGAAGGCAGGTCAGAGCTCAAATCAAGCCGTATTATTGCAACGCATTCTTCAGCAGAATTATCCAAATAAAGTTGCAAAACATTAA
- the LOC103456301 gene encoding protein PSK SIMULATOR 1-like yields the protein MGAVCSKKSRSTSVKSAGWDINRQQVQVEQPKSSLKTGGGFTPSSPQPPRRDDNEEQFSDKEDNQIQIDRINPFAYESDDEFYDGIPRYPTSLSQKSSSFRSKQAAAKVSEVSSRLGRAGSAGLGKAVQVLDTLGSSMTNLNSGPGFASAAPAKGNEIAIISFEIANTIVKGSNLMQSLSKRSMRQLKEVVLVSQGVQHLVSKDMDELLRIVGADKREELQIFSGEVVRFGNQCKESQWHNLDRYFDKISRELTPLKHLKEDVGSLMQQLMALVLFTAELYHEFHALDRLEQIYARKRQEEGDSLGSLRSGLKSQRKIVKSLKKKSLWSKSMEEVMEKLVDIVHFLHLEIHSALGGADSHEAVEGPMSNHQRLGPAGLSLHYANIILQIDSLVARSSSMPQNTKDTLYQNLPPNIKSSLRSKLQSFHVKEELSITDIKAEMEKTLHWLVPVATNTAKAHHGFGWVGEWAGSGSESNRKPISQTEAIRIETFHHADKEKTEACILDLILWLHHLACQTKSSADKGGMKSPVKSTTSTTLVKTNKQLPTGVQPSMLTTEDAEMLQDVSKRKRIPGNSKSQDFDSASSSSTEGRKLSKSNSYSHGQGSEKLLHLSRPSSGVDFGIDKEKALDVIDRVDGLTIT from the exons ATGGGAGCGGTTTGTTCCAAGAAGTCGAGGAGTACGAGCGTGAAGAGCGCCGGTTGGGATATCAATCGGCAACAAGTTCAAGTTGAGCAGCCCAAGTCAAGCTTGAAGACGGGTGGCGGCTTCACTCCGTCCTCGCCTCAGCCTCCGCGCAGGGATGACAACGAGGAACAGTTTTCAGACAAGGAAGACAATCAGATTCAGATTGATAGAATTAATCCTTTTGCGTATGAGTCTGACGATGAATTCTACGACGGAATTCCGCGCTATCCCACCTCCTTGTCTCAGAAATCCAGCTCCTTTCGCTCTAAGCAGGCCGCCGCTAAG GTTTCTGAGGTGAGTTCGCGGTTGGGCAGAGCTGGCAGTGCTGGCCTTGGAAAGGCAGTCCAGGTCTTGGACACACTCGGGAGCAGCATGACAAATTTGAATTCCGGCCCTGGTTTCGCTTCCGCAGCACCTGCCAAAGGCAATGAAATTGCAATCATTTCGtttgagattgccaacactatTGTTAAGGGTTCCAATCTAATGCAATCCCTTTCCAAGCGATCTATGCGCCAGTTGAAAGAAGTGGTGCTTGTTTCACAAGGTGTGCAGCATTTGGTGTCCAAAGATATGGATGaattattaaggattgttggagCTGACAAAAG GGAAGAACTACAAATTTTTTCGGGGGAGGTTGTTCGTTTTGGAAATCAATGCAAGGAGTCTCAGTGGCACAACTTGGACCGATATTTTGACAA AATCAGCAGAGAACTTACCCCTCTGAAGCATCTGAAGGAGGATGTAGGTTCGTTGATGCAGCAACTGATGGCTTTGGTCTTGTTTACTGCT GAATTATACCATGAGTTTCATGCGTTGGACCGATTGGAACAAATCTATGCACGCAAGCGTCAGGAAGAAG GTGACAGCCTTGGAAGCTTGAGGTCAGGATTAAAAAGCCAAAGGAAAATAGTTAAATCTTTAAAGAAAAAGTCGCTTTGGTCCAAAAGTATGGAAGAG GTGATGGAGAAGCTTgttgatattgtccactttttACATCTAGAAATACATTCGGCCCTTGGTGGTGCTG ATAGTCATGAAGCAGTGGAGGGACCTATGAGCAATCATCAAAGACTCGGACCAGCTGGACTTTCTTTACACTATGCAAATATAATCCTCCAAATTGATAGTCTT GTAGCCCGGTCAAGTTCTATGCCTCAAAATACAAAGGATACATTATACCAGAACTTGCCGCCTAATATAAAATCATCCTTGCGCTCCAAATTACAGTCTTTTCATGTTAAAGAAGAG ctTAGTATTACAGATATCAAAGCTGAGATGGAGAAAACTCTACACTGGCTTGTTCCAGTTGCTACAAACACAGCAAA AGCCCATCATGGTTTTGGCTGGGTAGGAGAGTGGGCGGGCTCTGG TTCCGAGTCAAACCGAAAGCCAATATCGCAGACTGAAGCGATTCGAATTGAGACATTCCATCATGCAGACAAGGAAAAAACAGAAGCCTGTATACTCGATCTAATCTTATGGCTTCACCATTTGGCTTGTCAAACCAAGTCTAGTGCCGATAAGGGGGGCATGAAGTCACCTGTCAAGTCCACAACCAGTACAACCCTCGTGAAGACAAATAAGCAGCTGCCCACTGGAGTTCAACCAAGCATGCTAACAACTGAAGATGCGGAGATGCTGCAGGATGTGAGCAAGAGAAAACGGATTCCAGGTAATAGTAAGAGTCAGGACTTTGACAGTGCCAGCTCTAGTTCAACAGAGGGCCGAAAATTGAGTAAGAGTAACAGCTACTCACATGGGCAAGGAAGCGAGAAATTGTTACATTTGAGTAGGCCCTCGTCTGGCGTTGATTTTGGTATCGATAAGGAAAAAGCACTGGATGTTATAGATAGAGTGGACGGACTCACAATCACATAG